Part of the Ornithinimicrobium flavum genome, GATCGGCTACTGGATCCTCCAGGCGATCGGCAACGAGCGCCCCTACCGGCAGTTCGCGGCCGTGCTCAACCAGACCCTGGTGGACGCCGACGACCCCGCGTTCGAGGACCCGACGAAGTTCGTGGGTGAGGTGTATGACGAGCAGCGCGCCCGCGAGCTCGCCGACAGGAACGGGTGGCAGGTCCGCAGGGACGGCGAGCACTGGCGCCGGGTGGTCCCCTCGCCCCGCCCCCGCGAGATCATCGAGACCAAGCTCATCGACCACCTGCTCGACGAGTCGATCATCGTCGTCTGCGCCGGCGGCGGGGGCGTCCCGGTCGTGCGCACCGCGACCGGGGACCTGCGCGGCGTCGAGGCCGTCATCGACAAGGACCTGTCGGCCGCGGTCCTGGCCCACCGGCTCAGGGCCGACCGGCTCATCGTGCTGACCGACGTCGAGGCCGTGATGGAGGGCTTCGGCACCGACGCCGCCCGGCCCGTCCGGCTCACCACGCCGGCGCAGCTGCGGGCGCTCGACCTCCCCGCCGGTTCGATGGGGCCGAAGGTGGAGGCGGTCTGCCGTTTCGTCGAGGTGGGTGGCAGGGGCGTGGCCGCCGCGATCGGCACCCCGACGAGGCGGTCGCCCTGGTGGACGGCTCGGCCGGCACCTACGTCACCGCCGACGGCTGACGCCGCCGAGGGCTGACGGGGCGGCGCGACCCTCAGAGGTGCCCGGCCAGCGGCCCGTCGTGCCACGCGCCGATGACCGGGCTCCACGCCCGCACCGCCACCTGCTCGACGAGGCCCTGCTGCTGGAAGGGGTCCTCGCGCAGGAGCTCGACGATCTCGGCGGCGCTCTCCCCGCGCACGAGGATGAGCGCGGCGTCCGGCGCCTCCTCGACGGCGGCGTAGGGGCCGGAGAGCAGCACGACCCCGTCGGCGGCCAGCGCGGTGAGGAACTCACGGTGCGCCGGGCGGTGCTCGTCGCGGGCGGCGGTGTCGTCGGAGTAGGAGTAGTGGACGGCGAAGAGGCTCATGCCCGGATGGTAACGAGGCCACCCCTTGCCCTGCCCGTTCTAGGTTGCTAGCATCCTAGATATGTCGGACAAAGAAAAAAGCCCAGTTCAACGTCTACCTACCCCGCGACCTGATCACGGCCATCAAGCACCGAGGGGTGGACGAGGGGGTGAGCCTGTCCGCGCTCGTGGAGCGCGCCCTCCGGGCCTTCCTCGAGCAGCCCGACGAGCGGACGGACCGGGTGCCACCCGGCCAGGGACCCGAGCCGACCCTCGAGCAGACGCCCGACCGTGCCCTCCCGAAGGAGCAGTGACATGACCACCCTGACCGGACCCACCCCCCGGCCCATCCGGTTCACGGCCGACATCCCCGGCTGGCAGCGCATCCTGGAGACCCTCGGCGCCACCCTGCTCAGCGAGCACCCGGGTTGGCTCGTCTACCAGCTGGGTGGCGGGCGGGTCGCCCTGCACGCGGCCTCCCCGGAGCAGCCGGCGGGCACGACGACGCTCGCCGTCGAGACCCCGGTCGATCTCGCGGACGCCGTCCGCACGGCGTCCGCCCAGGGTGTCCCCGTCACCCTGGAGGACTCCGACCACGGCCCCGCCGGTCACGTCCGCGTGGACGGGGCCCTTGTCTGGCTCGACGCGCCCACCCCGGGCGACGGGAAGGCCACGCGGCCGGAGCTGAGCACGCTGCAGATCTGGTACGGCCCCGACACCGGTCTCCTCCGGGACGTCCTGGAGGGCCTGGGGGCCCGGCCGCGCATCGTGGGCGACGACGGCCGATGGACGGACTTCTCCTACGACGGGGGAGGTCTGGCCGCGGCCCACCTGGCGGAGACCGGTGGCACCGAGCTCGCCTTCGAGTGGGGCGGGGACGTCGAGGAGGTCCTGCGGCTGCTGACGGCGGCGGGCATCGACGGCCTGCTCATCGACGAGACCTACGGCCGCACGGTGCAGGTGGCCGACCCCGACGGCGGCCCGCGCATCTGGATCAACGAGCAGCAGACCGACCTCTACGGCTACACGGACGCGTCCGGCGCCTGAGCCGGGCGCAGCGCCTGCTCCAGGTCGGCCCAGAGGTCCTCGACGTCCTCGAGCCCGACGGACAGGCGCAGCAGGCTCTCCGGCACGGTCGCGACCTCCAGCGGGTGACGTCGGCGCCGCTCGATCTGCGACTCGACGCCGCCGAGCGACGTCGAGTGGTCCACACGCGGTCGCCGCGCACACGGCCTCGCCGCCGCCGCCCCGCCGGCCACCTCGACCGAGAGCATCGCCCCGAAGCCGGGGTAGCGCACGCGGTCGACGGCCGGGTGCTCCGCGAGCCGGCCGACGAGCACCTGGGCGCTGGCGCTCGCCCGCTCCAGCCGCACGTGCAGGTCCGCACCCCGCGGAGCACCAGCCAGGCCTCCATCGGCCCGGGGATCGCCCCGTGCAGAGACCGGTGGGTATGCAGCCGCTCCCGCAGGTCGGTCCGCCCGGGTGAGACCACCGCGGCCCCGAGGAGCGTGTCCGAGTGCCCGGCCAGGTACTTCGTCGCCGAGTGCACCACCACGTCGACGCCCCACCCGAGGGGCCGCTGGGCCAGCGGCGTGGCGAAGGTGTTGTCGCACGCCACCACCGGACGGGAGTCGCCATACCTCTCCCGGAGCCCGCGCAGGACCGCGGGCACGTCGGTCAGCTCCATCATGGGGTTGGTCGGCGACTCCAGGAGCAGCAGGTCGGCACCCTCGCACGCCGCGACGATCCCCTCGACGTCCTCCGCCTCGACGGTGCGCACGGTGAGGGCACCGGCCCCCTCCCGGTCGGCCAGGATCCCCGTCGTGCCGTTGTAGGCGTGCCGGGGCGTCACCACGACCCCACCGACCGGGACCAGCGAGATGACGGCGGACACCGCCGCCAGCCCGGAGGCGAAGCTCAGCGCCGCCCCGCCCTCGAGCTACCCGAGCACCTCCTCCAGGGCCTCCCAGGTCGGGTTCGAGACCCGCGCGTAGCTGACCGGGCCGTCGGCGACGTAGGTCGAGGTGAAGGTCACCGGCTCGTTGACCGGCGCCCCCGGCTCGCGCGCCGGTCGACCCAGGGCCACCGCCCGGGTCGTGATGTGCAGGTCGGCGTGCCGCCCGGCCTGGTGGGTCTGTGGCTCCTGGGTCATCGTGACTGCCTCTCCGGTAGGCCGCGGCCGCCATCCGGTTGCCGCAGGTGGTGGAGCAGAACCGCTTGGAGCGGTTCCGCGACAGGTCGACGTGCACGTCTGCGCAGTCATCGGCCTCGCAGCGGCGCAGCCGCTGCAGCTCCCCGGCACGGACGACGTCGACCACGGCCATCGCGGCCTCGACCGCCATCCGGGTCGCCAGGGGCGCGTCGTCGGGTGTCGCGTGCAGGTGCCAGCCCCAGTCGTCGTGGTCCACCAGCCGGGGCACGGCGTGCGCCTCGGCGAGCAGCCCGTTGACGAGCTCGACGACCCCGGCCTCCTCCAGCTCCCACAGCTGGGCGAGCCGGGGGCGCAGCGCCCGCACCTCGTCCAGCTCGGCCCGGTCGCGGGTCCGCCGCCCGGACCAGCGGTACTCCTCCACGAAGGCGTCCAGGTCGGCCACCCGGTCGAGTGCCTCCTCCCCGGTGCCCCCCGATTCCTCCCCCCTGGTGTTGACCAGTGCGGCCGCCCCCTGGAGCGCAACCTCGGTGTCATGGGTGAAAAGCATGTTGACTCCTGACACTTCCTTCGCTTATCGTCATGACCGTTACTGCTTCTGACTCATGATGTCACGAAAGGGGCGCTCGGGATGCGCGTCTTCCTCCTCGGCCTCGCGGTCGCCGTCCTGTCCGCCGCGATGTTCGGCACCTCCGGCGCGGTCGCCAAGAGCCTGCTCGTCGAGGGCTGGTCCCCCGGCGCCGCCGTCACCCTGCGCGTGACCCTCGGCGCGCTGCTGCTCGCCGTGCCGGCCGCCATGGCCATGCGCGGCCGCTGGCACCTGCTGCGCCGGCCGGTGACGTGGATCCACACGGGGCTCTTCGGCCTCGTGGCGGTCGCCGGCTGCCAGCTCTTCTACTTCCTCGCGGTGGAGCGGTTGTCGGTGGCCGTGGCGCTCATGCTCGAGTACCTCGGGCCGATCCTCGTCGTCGGCTGGCTCTGGCTGGCCCGCGGCCAGCGCCCGACGCGGCTCGTGGTCGGGGGCATCGGGCTGGCGCTGCTGGGGCTGCTGCTCGTGCTCGACGTCCTCGGCGACGTGCAGGTCAGCACGGTCGGCGTCCTGTGGGGGCTCGCCGCGGCGGTCGGCCTGGCCGTCTTCTTCGTCATCGGGGCGGACGACGCCAGCGGGCTGCCGCCGATCGCCTTCGCCTGCCTCGGTATGTCGATCGGGGCCGTCGGTCTCCTCCTCTCCGGCCTCCTCGGCGTGGTGCCGATGACGTGGTCGACCCAGGACGTCGTCCTCGCAGGCTCCGCGGCGCCCTGGTGGGCGCCCGTGCTCTGGCTGGGCCTGGTCGCGGCCGCCCTCGCCTACGTCACGGGCATCGTGGCCGCCCGGGCCCTCGGCCCGAAGATCGCCTCCTTCGTCGGGCTGGCCGAGGTCCTCTTCGCCGTCGGGTGGGCCTGGCTGCTCCTGGGAGAGATGCCCGCCCCGGTCCAGCTGCTCGGCGGTCTGCTCATCCTGGCCGGCGTGGTCGCGGTGAAGATCGACGAGCGCCCGGAGGACGTGCACGCCGAGACCGGGCCGCTGGAGGTCGAGCCCGTCCCCGACCGGGTCTGAGGCCTCAGGGCGTGGCGGCCCGCCGCACGAAGTCGGTGATCCCCTCGGCCTCCTCCACGCGGGTGGCCTCCCCCACGTAGGGCA contains:
- a CDS encoding carbamate kinase, which translates into the protein MRIVVALGGNALLQRGQVPDATAQVDNIRRAMRALAPLTDDHQVVITHGNGPQVGVLAMESANDARLTQPYPFDALGAMTQGLIGYWILQAIGNERPYRQFAAVLNQTLVDADDPAFEDPTKFVGEVYDEQRARELADRNGWQVRRDGEHWRRVVPSPRPREIIETKLIDHLLDESIIVVCAGGGGVPVVRTATGDLRGVEAVIDKDLSAAVLAHRLRADRLIVLTDVEAVMEGFGTDAARPVRLTTPAQLRALDLPAGSMGPKVEAVCRFVEVGGRGVAAAIGTPTRRSPWWTARPAPTSPPTADAAEG
- a CDS encoding YciI family protein — encoded protein: MSLFAVHYSYSDDTAARDEHRPAHREFLTALAADGVVLLSGPYAAVEEAPDAALILVRGESAAEIVELLREDPFQQQGLVEQVAVRAWSPVIGAWHDGPLAGHL
- a CDS encoding EamA family transporter translates to MRVFLLGLAVAVLSAAMFGTSGAVAKSLLVEGWSPGAAVTLRVTLGALLLAVPAAMAMRGRWHLLRRPVTWIHTGLFGLVAVAGCQLFYFLAVERLSVAVALMLEYLGPILVVGWLWLARGQRPTRLVVGGIGLALLGLLLVLDVLGDVQVSTVGVLWGLAAAVGLAVFFVIGADDASGLPPIAFACLGMSIGAVGLLLSGLLGVVPMTWSTQDVVLAGSAAPWWAPVLWLGLVAAALAYVTGIVAARALGPKIASFVGLAEVLFAVGWAWLLLGEMPAPVQLLGGLLILAGVVAVKIDERPEDVHAETGPLEVEPVPDRV